From a single Aspergillus puulaauensis MK2 DNA, chromosome 2, nearly complete sequence genomic region:
- the MRPL24 gene encoding mitochondrial 54S ribosomal protein bL28m (BUSCO:EOG09263ZBJ;~COG:J;~EggNog:ENOG410PJC5;~InterPro:IPR034704,IPR026569,IPR037147;~PFAM:PF00830;~go_function: GO:0003735 - structural constituent of ribosome [Evidence IEA]), which translates to MTLPSSFSAAFRSLSLTASKRAFSTTRPTQKLPKLPDYIPPYPYSPNYTYRQSNTGLYGGTTIQFGNKISQGRNEGKTRRFWKPNVRRKKIWSDALEDFLFIKVTRKALRTIRKAGGLDNYLLDDRPARIKELGVFGWKLRWQVMQTDKIQEQFRKERKRLGLPEPPTFEEWVKQKEAEIKTQVEEHTNIAELTKPTYNEKNY; encoded by the coding sequence ATGACTCTTCCGTCCTCTTTCTCAGCGGCATTCCGGAGTCTGTCCCTGACAGCTTCAAAACGAGCCTTCTCTACAACACGACCAACGCAGAAACTCCCAAAGTTACCGGACTACATCCCGCCTTATCCGTATAGCCCGAATTACACGTACCGACAATCGAACACAGGTCTCTACGGAGGAACAACAATCCAATTCGGAAACAAGATCTCCCAGGGCCGGAACGAAGGGAAAACGCGGCGATTCTGGAAACCCAACGTTCGACGAAAGAAGATATGGAGTGATGCGCTGGAGGATTTCCTTTTTATCAAGGTTACAAGGAAGGCTTTACGAACCATCCGGAAGGCAGGGGGGCTCGATAATTACCTGTTGGACGATCGACCTGCGCGAATCAAGGAGCTAGGAGTCTTTGGGTGGAAACTTCGATGGCAAGTGATGCAGACGGACAAGATTCAAGAACAGTTccgaaaggaaagaaaacgtTTAGGCCTGCCAGAACCACCGACCTTTGAAGAGTGggtgaagcagaaggaagcCGAAATCAAGACGCAAGTGGAGGAGCACACCAACATTGCGGAACTCACGAAGCCGACCTACAACGAAAAGAATTATTAG
- a CDS encoding putative alpha-1,6-mannosyltransferase subunit (CAZy:GT34;~COG:G;~EggNog:ENOG410PI6F;~InterPro:IPR008630;~PFAM:PF05637;~TransMembrane:2 (i32-52o58-76i);~go_component: GO:0016021 - integral component of membrane [Evidence IEA];~go_function: GO:0016757 - transferase activity, transferring glycosyl groups [Evidence IEA]), translating to MQFAVPPKKSFAAPPYARSSLLTYQRRKQFKAVAMLGIALIAVFFLLSQIFYVSTGTAAAPIGTAGVVIVTVLDRTSHSDTYLQKIIKNREDYAERHGYINFFANLSDYDPYIGLSPRSWGLVPAVRHAMATHPSSTYFFYLDTHALFMNPAESLEHRLLSKHRLESLMRRDVSVVPPDSIIKTFAHLRPEDIDLMVTNDAEDLNTGSFVLRQGEFASFFLDTWFDPLYRSYNFGKAETHSLEHIVQWHPTVMARLALIPQRVINAYSKDSASASVDGTYKDGDLVIRFFGCDTDPNRNCEREMDPYYNLWAKRLTIE from the exons ATGCAATTTGCTGTGCCTCCAAAAAAGAGCTTTGCAGCTCCTCCCTACGCTCGTTCTTCACTCCTCACCTACCAGCGTCGCAAACAATTTAAAGCGGTTGCGATGCTGGGCATCGCCCTCATCGCTGTATTCTTCCTCTTGTCGCAAATCTTCTATGTCAGCACaggcactgctgctgctccaatTGGGACTGCGGGCGTCGTTATTGTTACGGTGCTAGATCGGACCTCTCACAGCGACACTTATCTACAGAAGATCATCAAGAACAGAGAGGACTACGCTGAGCGACATG GCTATATAAACTTCTTCGCCAACCTATCCGACTACGACCCATACATAGGACTTTCCCCGCGGAGCTGGGGTCTAGTCCCCGCAGTGAGACATGCAATGGCGACACATCCCTCGTCAACCTACTTCTTCTACCTAGATACGCATGCGCTATTTATGAACCCGGCCGAATCACTCGAACACCGCCTATTGAGCAAACACCGGCTCGAATCCCTAATGCGCCGGGACGTCTCCGTTGTACCACCAGATAGCATTATCAAGACCTTTGCCCATCTCCGCCCCGAGGATATTGACCTCATGGTCACGAACGATGCAGAGGACTTGAATACAGGGAGCTTTGTGCTTCGACAAGGGGAATTTgccagcttcttccttgacACATGGTTTGATCCTCTGTACCGAAGCTATAACTTTGGGAAGGCCGAAACTCACAGCTTG GAACATATTGTCCAATGGCATCCAACGGTTATGGCTCGATTGGCCTTAATCCCCCAGCGAGTCATCAATGCCTATAGCAAGGACTCGGCTAGTGCCTCCGTTGACGGCACTTACAAGGATGGGGATTTAGTCATTCGATTCTTTGGATGTGACACTGATCCCAATCGGAATTGCGAGCGGGAGATGGATCCTTATTACAATTTGTGGGCGAAGAGGTTAACGATTGAGTAA
- the TSC13 gene encoding trans-2-enoyl-CoA reductase (NADPH) TSC13 (BUSCO:EOG09263FR7;~COG:I;~EggNog:ENOG410PKTC;~InterPro:IPR001104,IPR039357;~PFAM:PF02544;~TransMembrane:6 (i93-112o124-143i164-185o200-222i234-251o257-283i);~go_function: GO:0016627 - oxidoreductase activity, acting on the CH-CH group of donors [Evidence IEA];~go_process: GO:0006629 - lipid metabolic process [Evidence IEA]), which translates to MAPSTVTVTVQSRGKPIKKLPKEVQISPNSSTQELYLQLAEASGYSVHRLRITKAADRALVPNSKNSTIERNGLTAETVLHVKDLGPQISWRTVFIIEYLGPLLIPALFLFPLRPYLYYNFDNIPGPSDIQLLVCGLLTLHFLKREYETVFVHRFSNATMPAFNIFKNSGHYWVLAGGNIAYWVFRPDSNAATGYVNTTLLYIGIALYVFGELANFNAHLVLRDLRRPGTTERGIPSGFGFRAVTCPNYFFEAVSWVGVYLVSGLSWSVLFFIVVASAQMAVWAQKKERRYRKEFGDKYKRKRFVMLPGLI; encoded by the exons GAAAACCCATCAAGAAACTCCCCAAGGAAGTTCAAATTTCTCCGAACTCGTCGACCCAGGAGCTTTATCTCCAACTCGCGGAGGCATCAGGCTACTCTGTTCATCGTTTGAGAATCACCAAAGCAGCCGACCGGGCCTTGGTTCCAAACTCTAAGAATAGCACGATTGAGAGGAATGGTCTGACTGCGGAGACCGTCCTCCATGTGAAGGATCTGG GACCCCAGATCAGTTGGCGCACCGTCTTTATCATCGAATACCTTGGCCCACTTTTGATCCCagctcttttccttttcccgCTCCGACCATACTTGTATTATAACTTCGACAACATTCCGGGGCCAAGCGACATTCAGCTTCTTGTCTGCGGGCTTCTCACCCTCCACTTTCTGAAGCGCGAGTATGAAACCGTCTTTGTCCACCGTTTCAGCAATGCCACGATGCCGGCGTTCAATATTTTCAAGAACAGTGGTCATTATTGGGTCTTAGCTGGCGGCAACATTGCCTATTGGGTTTTCCGACCTGATTCAAATGCAGCAACTGGGTACGTCAACACCACCCTGCTGTACATTGGGATTGCACTTTACGTATTTGGAGAGCTGGCAAACTTCAACGCCCACTTGGTGCTGCGTGACCTTCGCCGCCCTGGAACTACGGAAAGAGGTATCCCGTCCGGATTTGGATTCCGCGCTGTTACTTGCCCCAACTACTTTTTCGAGGCTGTTTCTTGGGTTGGTGTCTACCTAGTGAGCGGCCTCAGCTGGAGCGTTTTATTTTTCATTGTCGTCGCCTCGGCACAGATGGCCGTCTGGGCGCAGAAGAAGGAACGTCGCTACCGTAAGGAATTTGGCGATAAGTACAAGCGCAAGAGATTTGTTATGCTCCCCGGTTTGATTTAG
- the rvb1 gene encoding RuvB family ATP-dependent DNA helicase pontin (COG:L;~EggNog:ENOG410PHI2;~InterPro:IPR027238,IPR037938,IPR027417,IPR003593, IPR041048,IPR010339;~PFAM:PF17856,PF06068;~go_component: GO:0031011 - Ino80 complex [Evidence IEA];~go_component: GO:0035267 - NuA4 histone acetyltransferase complex [Evidence IEA];~go_component: GO:0097255 - R2TP complex [Evidence IEA];~go_function: GO:0003678 - DNA helicase activity [Evidence IEA];~go_function: GO:0005524 - ATP binding [Evidence IEA];~go_function: GO:0043139 - 5'-3' DNA helicase activity [Evidence IEA]), producing MVQISEVKGNSRDNRTAAHTHIKGLGLRSDGSAETSGDGWVGQASAREASGVVVDLIKAKKMAGRAVLLAGGPGTGKTALALSVSQELGTKVPFCPIVGSEIYSAEVKKTEALMENFRRAIGLRVRETKEVYEGEVTELTPQEAENPLGGYGRTISHLIIGLKSAKGTKKLRLDPSIYEAIQKERVTVGDVIYIEANTGACKRVGRSDAYATEFDLEAEEYVPVPKGEVHKKKEIVQDVTLHDLDIANARPQGGQDVMSMMGQLMKPKKTEITDKLRQEINKVVNRYIDQGVAELVPGVLFIDEVHMLDIECFTYLNRALESSISPIVILASNRGHTVIRGTDDIAAAHGIPPDLLARLLIIPTHPYSPDEIKTIIRLRAKTEGLNITDPALEKVSEHGSKVSLRYALQLLTPASILARVNGRPGGIEEADVAECEDLFLDAKRSAVIVSQDSEKFL from the exons ATGGTTCAGATCAGTGAAGTCAAGGGCAATTCGCGCGACAACAGAACAGCTGCCCACACACACATCAAGGGCCTGGGGTTACGTTCGGATGGATCTGCAGAGACCTCCGGTGATGGATGGGTTGGACAGGCGTCTGCCCGAGAG GCTTCTGGTGTTGTGGTGGACTTGATTAAGGCGAAGAAAATGGCAGGCCGGGCTGTACTTCTTGCGGGTGGCCCAGGGACTGGAAAGACTGCTCTTGCGCTGTCTGTGTCTCAGGAGCTGGGGACGAAGGTTCCATTCTGCCCAATTGTTGGCAGTGAGATCTACTCTGCTGAGGTCAAGAAAACTGAAGCCCTTATGGAGAACTTCCGGAGAGCGATTG GTCTGCGTGTGCGGGAAACAAAGGAGGTATACGAAGGTGAAGTCACAGAACTCACACCCCAGGAGGCAGAGAATCCACTAGGAGGATATGGCCGCACAATCAGCCATTTGATTATTGGGCTGAAGTCCGCAAAGGGAACTAAGAAGCTGCGCCTGGACCCAAGTATCTACGAAGCCATCCAAAAAGAGCGCGTCACTGTTGGAGACGTCATCTACATCGAAGCGAACACCGGAGCCTGCAAGCGAGTGGGTCGATCTGACGCTTATGCGACTGAATTTGACCTCGAAGCCGAGGAGTACGTTCCGGTGCCAAAGGGCGAGGTTCacaaaaagaaggaaattGTGCAGGATGTGACACTGCATGACCTGGACATTGCTAACGCTCGGCCGCAAGGAGGCCAAGACGTCATGAGCATGATGGGACAGCTcatgaagccaaagaagaCCGAGATCACGGACAAACTGCGGCAGGAGATCAACAAGGTAGTGAACCGCTACATCGATCAGGGTGTTGCAGAGCTGGTTCCCGGTGTCCTATTCATTGATGAA GTCCATATGCTGGACATCGAATGTTTCACATATCTCAACCGAGCCCTAGAATCCTCGATATCCCCCATTGTCATCCTCGCCTCAAATCGCGGCCACACCGTCATCCGCGGCACCGACGACATTGCTGCCGCACACGGTATCCCCCCCGATCTTCTCGCTCGTCTACTCATCATCCCCACCCACCCGTACTCCCCCGACGAAATTAAGACTATCATCCGTCTCCGCGCCAAGACAGAAGGGCTCAACATCACCGATCCCGCTCTTGAAAAGGTTTCCGAGCACGGCAGCAAAGTTAGTCTGCGTTATGCCCTACAACTCCTAACGCCAGCCAGCATCCTTGCGCGAGTTAATGGGCGACCTGGAGGAATTGAGGAGGCAGATGTGGCTGAATGCGAGGACCTTTTCCTGGATGCGAAGCGGAGTGCAGTGATCGTGAGCCAGGACAGCGAAAAGTTCCTTTAA